The DNA segment AGATTAAAATCTCGGCCCTCTGGGTAACCCTGATGCTCTGTTACATCTATGGAGATTACTTCGGTCTCTACAAGCCGAGAACGCTCGAAGCGATGCTCGAAGGAAGAATGGGACCGCTGGGGCCAGTGACGCAGGGGATGCTGCTGGGGACTTCCGTCATGATGGCAATCCCCGCTCTCATGGTTTTTCTGTCCCTGGTGCTGCCACCGGTCGTCAATCGATGGTCGAATATCGTGCTGGGCGTGATCTATACGATCATTATGTTGATCACCATGCCGGGTGCCTGGCTCTTCTATCTCTTTCTGGGAATCGTGGAGATCGTTCTTTCTCTACTCATCGTCTGGTACGCGTGGAACTGGCCCCGGCATGAAACGACGAGCGACGATAGCATCGAGGCGTAACTCGAGATTCTGATTGATATTGCACTCACAGGAACCAACGACATGAATGACGTCAGCACTCTTCGGCTTTATCTGCTGCGCGGAATGTACCTGCTCATTGCGGTCGGCCTTGCAGCAACCATCTGGCCGCACATCCTCTCACCCTCGAGCCTGGTGGCAGGCCCGAGCTCGGTCATACGAGCGCTGCTGGGAGCACTGGCCGTGATGTGCCTGCTCGGTCTTCGCTATCCCCTGCAGATGCTGCCGCTCCTTCTGTTCGAGCTCCTATGGAAGGTCATCTGGGTCACGGCATCGGCCATACCGATGTGGCTCGGGCCAGGCCTCGACGCATACGCTTCCGAGACGCTGTTTGCCTGTCTCATGGGTGTCGTCCTGGTCCCGATCGTCATTCCCTGGGGCTACGTGATCAGACGCTATGTGAGATCCCCGGGCGAGCCGTGGAGCAGCGCACCCGATCGCGCCCCGAGGAAGATGTGATCTAGCGCGCGATTGAAACAGGAAACCGCTGGCGAGCCGCGCTGCGTGCTTCACGCGCCATCATTAAGGTAGACATTACGCAAGCTCGTGGGCGCAGGGTGCGCCGCAGTCAATAAGAGCACCGCCACGCGATCCGCGAACCTCCAACCTCAAACCTCCAACGTTCCTCTTCTCTTTACACTCTTCACTCTTCACTCTTCACTCTTCACTCTTCACTCTTCAGAATCTCGCGTGCCTTGCGCTCCATCTCGGGCGTCAGTTCCGCTGAGCGCGGCGGCAGCTCCGTCGTTCCCCGCTCTCCGCTCTGCTCGATGTCCTCGATGAGGAGTTTCATCTCGGCGATCTCACGGACCTGCGCCTCGATGATCTTGTCCGCCAGTTCGCGAACCCGAGGATCGCTGATACTCGCCTTGCGCCCGTTGTTGATGGCGATCGAGTGGTGCGGGATCATCGACTCCATGAACCGGATGTCGTCGATCACGGCCTGTGACCGGTTCGCCCACAGCAGGATGACTGCGAGCACCCCGGCTACGACCACGACCGCGACCTTCGTCCCGATCCCTTTGTACATCGGCCACATGAACGCGAGCATCACGACGGCCATGATGCATCCCATGGCCAGCGACGCGATCAATCGATTCAGACTGAACGTCGCGTGATCGGCTGAATATACGAGCTGGTACATCAGAAAGAACATGATGACCGTCGAGGTGATGATCATCCCGGCGAATCGGCCCCAGCTCATTCCCGTCTTTTCATTCTTCTGATCCATGTCGGCTCCCTGATCTCTGGCGAATTGAATTTGAGAGGCACGGCAGCAAGAACATCGCCAGTGACGGGTCGCGGAGTCGTCCGAGACAGAATGTTCGTCGAGGGACATTCTGGTGGAATGCAACGGGGCGGCTCGGCAGGAGCCTCGCCCTCCCAGTGATAGTGGACATCGCGCAAGCGCGTGGCGGTGCGGCGCACGGATGCGGCGCTTTCACCCTGGTCACGTAAAGGCGGCGCAGGGGTGCGCCGCAGTCCATGGGGCCGTAACCTCAAACCTCCAACTTCCAACCTCCCACCCTCTTCTCTCACTCTTCACCCTTCCGTTCGCGACTCGGATCTACGTAAGACCCTCGAGGAGCTTCTGGAACCGCGGATCGTCCCGGAGCGGATCGAGATCGGAATCGTTGATCATCCACTCTTTCGAGACGAATCCCATGCTCGTCGCCTTTTCCAGGCACTGCATCGCTTCCTCGACCTTTCCGAGTCCCGCGTACGTGCACGCCGCGTTGTACTGGATCACCGGTTCATCGGAGTCGATTGCGAGAGCCCGGCCGATCCATTCTGCCGCCTTGTCCGGCTCTCCGAGGTCGGCGAGCGCGGCGGCGCCCATTGTCCAGGCTCGGGTTTCGTCCGGATGAGACGCGAGACGACGCTTGGCAGCTTCCACGGTCTCGAGCGTCGCCGTACGGACCTTGCCCGTCTCACCCAGTGAGCGATAACAGGACGCAAGGAAATACCAGGAATCGTAAGCCTCGGGTGAGATGTCACGTGCTTTTGCAAAGTGGCGCGCAGCATCCTCGTATCGCCCTTGCGCGAAGTACACCCTCGCTGCAATGTAGTGCGCCTCGAACAGCGAGGGGTTCAGCTCGATCGCCTTTTGAAGCTCTCGTTCCGCCTCTTCATATTCCTTCGTCAGCGACAGCGCGAATCCTCGAGACACCCGAGCCTCGGCGAGATCGGGGTCGAGCTCGAGAGCTTTCCGACTGGCGCTTTTCGCCTCCTCGACCGCCCCCTCACCCGCACCGAAGTAAAGCCGCAGGTAGGAGCTGCAGTCCGCGATCCCAGCGTATGCACGGGCGTACTCGGGGTCGATCTCGATCGCTCGCGAAAACATCTGGCGCGCGACCTCGAGAGGTTTTCGGCGCAACTGATGAAAGAGCTGTCGCCCCTGGAGATAGTAATCGTACGCCTCGACGTCCTTCGGTTTCGCCTTTTCGATCGGCGACTTCTCTTCGGTTCCGAGAGCAACTTCGAGTGCATGCGCAATGCTCTGTGCAATCTCGTCCTGGATCGCGAAGATATCCTTCATGTCGCGGTCGTACTGTTCGGCCCAGAGCCGGTATCCGTCAGAGACGTTCACGAGACGGGCGGTTACGCGAACGCGATCACCTGCTTTCCGGACACTCCCCTCGAGCACGGTTCCGACGTTCAGCTTTTCTCCGATGTCGCGCACGTCCATCGCTGTTCCCTTGAACTGGAACGCCGAGGTTCGTGAGGCGACATGCAACTCGCGGATCTGGCTCAGGGCACTCAGAAGCTCCTCCGCGATACCATCGCAGAAGTACTCCTGATCTTTCTGAGGACTCATGTCGACGAACGGCAGGACGGCGACGGAGCTTCGCTTCGGCTCTGCCGCTCGCTGAACCGTCACCTCACCTGAACCGACCCCGGAGCTCATCTCCTGAAGATCCGCGATGAGATCAGCCATCTTCTCGTAGCGACGCTTGGGATCTTTGGCGAGTGCCTTCTGAATGACGTTGTCGATCCTGGGCGGTAGCCCCGATCTGAGCGAGCTCGCGCGATACGGCTCCTCACTCAGAATCGAGTGAATCATCGACTCGGTGCGCTCCCCCTTGAACGGCAGCCGGCCAGTGAGCATCTCGAACAACACCACGCCCAGAGCCCAGATGTCGGTTCTGTGATCGACGTTGTCGCTTCGAATCTGCTCGGGAGACATGTAAGCTGGCGTACCCAGCGTCGAGTTCGGTCGCGTGAGACCGGAATGGCGCGCGAGCTTCGCAAGTCCGAAATCGAGAATCTTCACGGTGTCCTTCTCGGTCACCATGATGTTGCCCGGCTTGATGTCGCGGTGAATGATCAATTCGTCGTGTGCGGCGGCGAGCCCTCGGGCGACCTGCAGCGCAATCGTCATTGCCTTGTCTGCCGGGAGTGGTCCTTTCTGAATGATGCTGTTGAGAGTCTCCCCCGGATAAAACGCCATCGCGATGAACATTTCGCCATCGCCGGTCTCGTCGATCTCGAAGATCGTGCAGATATTCGGATGGTCGAGCGACGAGGCTGCTCGGGCTTCCTGCATGAAGCGCTGGCGGACCGACTCGTCATCTCCGAGAGCATCCGAGAGAAACTTCAGTGCAACGCGACGTCCCAGTCGCCGGTCGGTCGCCTGGTACACGACTCCCATACCCCCCACCCCGAGTTTCTCTCCGAGATCGTAATGCGAGATCTGTCTGGACATCTGGTCAGGAGACTATAAGGCGGGAGTTGCAACGACACAATGCTCACTCCAACATCCTCGAACGCCGCTTCGACGGATCGATCATATACTTTGGCGTCTCCTGATGTACGCTCCCGACCTCTCCGGGGCGAGCCTCTGGCGAGCCGCGAGCTGGCGGGACTGAACATCCCGGACCGGGAGGGCGAGGCTCCTGCCGAGCCGCACGGTCACGAGATGGCGCAATGTCCCCATCACCGCGACGGCGACCGCGGATCGCCACGTGCCGGTTGGAAACCGGCGGAACGGCCGGTTGAAAACCGGCGCTACAAAGGGCGATCTCTGGCGAGCCGGCGATCCTCCAACCTCCAACCTCCAACCTCCAACCCTCTTCTTCACTCTTCACTCTTCACTCTTCACTCTTCTCTTCTCCCGGCTATACTTCCGATCGACACTTCACGACGGAGGACAACCATGCGCCAGGTCATTTTCGGAGCTTTGCTGACGCTCACGAGCCTCATCGCAGGCGCGTGCGCGACCCACGACCCGATCCCCGCCGCGTCCACTCCAGCCCCGGCACCCGAACCGGTGCGCTACACCGCGGAACAATTCTTCGCAACGACCAGCTACGCGATGGCAGCGTCCGACGGGATCGCCTTTTCACGGGATGGAGAGAACATTCTCATCAGCAATGACGCGAGCGGAGTATTCAACGCCTACCTCCTGCCGGTGGACGGCGGCGAGCCGGTGCCTTTGACGCGATCGGACGACGACGCCACGTTCGGCGCCAGCTTCTTCCCCGCGGACGACCGGGTGCTCTTCACCGCCGACCAGGGTGGCAACGAGCTCCACCACGTCTATGTTCGTGAGGCAGACGGCTCCGTGCGCGATCTCACACCGGGTGAACGGCTGAAGGCGAGCTTCCTCGGGTGGAGCGCGGACGGCCGGACCTTCTGGGTTTCGACCAACGAGCGAAATCCCCAGATGTTCGATGTCTACGCGTACGACGCCGATGATTACGAGCGTCGGATGATCTTCGAAAATGAAGGCTACTCAATCGGCGACATCTCGAGCGACGGCCAGCAGATCGCTCTGGTCAAGCGACACAGCAGTGCCGACAGCGACATCTATCTCGCGCGGACGGGCGATGAGAGCGAGCCGCGACTGATCACCGAGCACGACGGGAACGTCGCCTACTCAGTGCACGGATTCACGCCGGACGGGCGGTCTCTGATCTACGCGACGAACGAGACCAGCGAGTTCTCGGAAGCCTGGGCCTACGATCTGGCGACGGGCGAGAAACGCCGCGCCATTGCGGCCGACTGGGACGTGATGTACGTCCTGCGCTCGTCGTCCGGCCGTTACCGGGTCCACGCGCTCAACGAAGACGCCTCGACCAGGCTCACCATCATCGATACGACGACGGGCCGGCCCGTGCAACTGCGGGGCGTCCCGGAGGGCAACCTCGGCACCGTCCGGTTCAACCGCGACGAATCCGCGATCGCCTTCACGGTCGCCTCCGACACCTCTCCGAGCGACATATTCGTCGCCGATCTCGCCAGCGGAGCGGCGCGGCGGCTGACCAACGCCCTGAACCCGGCGATCGACGAAGATCAGCTCGTCGAGGCCACAGTTGCCCGTTTCCGCAGCTACGACGGCCTCGAAATCCCCGGCATTCTCTACCGCCCGCGTAAAGCGAGCGCGGCGAATCCGGTACCGGGCATCGTCCTCGTTCACGGTGGACCGGGAGGGCAGAGCCGGCGCGGGTACTCGCCGATGATCCAGCACCTCGTCAACAACGGATACGCGGTGTATGCGATCAACAATCGCGGCTCGTCCGGATACGGCAAGACCTTCTATCATCTCGACGATCGCAGACATGGCGACGTCGATCTGAAGGATGTGGTCGCCTCGCGCGACTGGCTCGCCTCGAAGGACTGGATCTCCGACCGGATTGCCGTGATGGGCGGCTCCTACGGCGGGTACATGACCGCGGCGGCGCTGGCGTTCCACCCGGAAGTCTTCGACGCCGGCGTCAACATCTTCGGTGTCACCAACTGGGTGCGTACACTCGAGTCGATCCCGGCGTGGTGGGGTGCCAATCGCGACGCGCTGTTCGATGAGATGGGGGATCCCGCGGTCGACGCCGAGCGGCACCGGACGATCTCGCCGCTGTTCCACGCGACGAGAATCCGCCGGCCGATGCTGGTCGTCCAGGGAGCGAACGATCCGCGCGTGCTTCAGGTGGAGAGCGACGAGATCGTCGCGGCGGTGCGGGCGAACGACGTGCCGGTCGAGTACGTTCTGTTCCCGGACGAAGGGCACGGCTTCCAGAAAAAGCAGAACCGGATCGAGGCGTCCGAAGCGTACCTGAGATTCCTCGACCAGCACCTGCGACGCTGAAACGCGCCCGGATCGTACCGCAGGCTTCGCCGACGAACGCAGGCTTCCAGCCCGCGCATGTAGCGCCGGTGCTCGTCTCTCCGATCAGCCCGCGTCAGCGGGCGACAGATCTTAGCCCCGGCTTCAGCCGGGGGACAGGAGCTCGTTCCCAAAAATCAGTCTCGAGCCCGCGTCAGCGGGCGACAGAGCACCGTCACGAACTTGCGCAATTTTCCCTACCACCACGCCTCAAACCTCCAACCATCTTCCTTTCACTCTTCACTCTTCACTCTTCACTCTTCCCACTGAGCTCCGCGAGCTTGCGCAACCGAACCCCGGGGTTGCTCTCGAACGCGTATTGCAGCCATCCCAGATGCCCCGCACCGTAGATGACGAGCACGCGCTCGTTCGGAGAGTCGACGAGCTGCACGATATTGCTGTAGATACGCATGTTGCGTCTGAACCAGTCGGAAACCAGATCGGCGCCGGCCCAGTCCCATGGTTCCCCGAGCTCCGCGAGCCGGAAATACGGGCCCACGTCCTCGGCGACCCGCTCGTCTGAATTCATGTAGA comes from the Acidobacteriota bacterium genome and includes:
- a CDS encoding S9 family peptidase gives rise to the protein MRQVIFGALLTLTSLIAGACATHDPIPAASTPAPAPEPVRYTAEQFFATTSYAMAASDGIAFSRDGENILISNDASGVFNAYLLPVDGGEPVPLTRSDDDATFGASFFPADDRVLFTADQGGNELHHVYVREADGSVRDLTPGERLKASFLGWSADGRTFWVSTNERNPQMFDVYAYDADDYERRMIFENEGYSIGDISSDGQQIALVKRHSSADSDIYLARTGDESEPRLITEHDGNVAYSVHGFTPDGRSLIYATNETSEFSEAWAYDLATGEKRRAIAADWDVMYVLRSSSGRYRVHALNEDASTRLTIIDTTTGRPVQLRGVPEGNLGTVRFNRDESAIAFTVASDTSPSDIFVADLASGAARRLTNALNPAIDEDQLVEATVARFRSYDGLEIPGILYRPRKASAANPVPGIVLVHGGPGGQSRRGYSPMIQHLVNNGYAVYAINNRGSSGYGKTFYHLDDRRHGDVDLKDVVASRDWLASKDWISDRIAVMGGSYGGYMTAAALAFHPEVFDAGVNIFGVTNWVRTLESIPAWWGANRDALFDEMGDPAVDAERHRTISPLFHATRIRRPMLVVQGANDPRVLQVESDEIVAAVRANDVPVEYVLFPDEGHGFQKKQNRIEASEAYLRFLDQHLRR
- a CDS encoding protein kinase, with product MSRQISHYDLGEKLGVGGMGVVYQATDRRLGRRVALKFLSDALGDDESVRQRFMQEARAASSLDHPNICTIFEIDETGDGEMFIAMAFYPGETLNSIIQKGPLPADKAMTIALQVARGLAAAHDELIIHRDIKPGNIMVTEKDTVKILDFGLAKLARHSGLTRPNSTLGTPAYMSPEQIRSDNVDHRTDIWALGVVLFEMLTGRLPFKGERTESMIHSILSEEPYRASSLRSGLPPRIDNVIQKALAKDPKRRYEKMADLIADLQEMSSGVGSGEVTVQRAAEPKRSSVAVLPFVDMSPQKDQEYFCDGIAEELLSALSQIRELHVASRTSAFQFKGTAMDVRDIGEKLNVGTVLEGSVRKAGDRVRVTARLVNVSDGYRLWAEQYDRDMKDIFAIQDEIAQSIAHALEVALGTEEKSPIEKAKPKDVEAYDYYLQGRQLFHQLRRKPLEVARQMFSRAIEIDPEYARAYAGIADCSSYLRLYFGAGEGAVEEAKSASRKALELDPDLAEARVSRGFALSLTKEYEEAERELQKAIELNPSLFEAHYIAARVYFAQGRYEDAARHFAKARDISPEAYDSWYFLASCYRSLGETGKVRTATLETVEAAKRRLASHPDETRAWTMGAAALADLGEPDKAAEWIGRALAIDSDEPVIQYNAACTYAGLGKVEEAMQCLEKATSMGFVSKEWMINDSDLDPLRDDPRFQKLLEGLT
- a CDS encoding DUF305 domain-containing protein; protein product: MDQKNEKTGMSWGRFAGMIITSTVIMFFLMYQLVYSADHATFSLNRLIASLAMGCIMAVVMLAFMWPMYKGIGTKVAVVVVAGVLAVILLWANRSQAVIDDIRFMESMIPHHSIAINNGRKASISDPRVRELADKIIEAQVREIAEMKLLIEDIEQSGERGTTELPPRSAELTPEMERKAREILKSEE